In Pseudomonas sp. PDM14, a genomic segment contains:
- a CDS encoding cytochrome b encodes MNKFMEWVDARFPATKMWEDHLSKYYAPKNFNFFYFFGSLALLVLVNQILTGVWLTMSFTPSAEEAFASVEYIMRDVEFGWLIRYLHSTGASAFFVVVYLHMFRGLLYGSYQKPRELVWIFGMLIYLCLMAEAFMGYLLPWGQMSYWGAQVIISLFGAIPVIGDDLTQWIRGDYLISGITLNRFFALHVIALPIVLLGLVVLHILALHEVGSNNPDGVDIKKHKDENGIPLDGIAFHPYYSVKDIVGVVVFLFVFCSIVFFFPEMGGYFLEKPNFEQANPFKTPEHIAPVWYFTPFYAILRAVPDKLLGVIAMGAAIAVLFVLPWLDRSPVKSMRYKGWLSKIWLLVFCVSFVILGVLGVLAPTPGRTLLSQICTALYFAYFILMPFYTRMEKTKPVPERVTG; translated from the coding sequence ATGAATAAGTTCATGGAATGGGTCGATGCGCGCTTCCCCGCGACCAAGATGTGGGAAGACCATCTCAGCAAGTATTACGCCCCGAAGAACTTCAACTTCTTCTACTTCTTCGGCTCCCTGGCACTGCTGGTGCTGGTCAACCAGATCCTCACCGGTGTCTGGCTGACCATGAGCTTCACGCCGTCGGCTGAAGAGGCGTTCGCCTCCGTCGAATACATCATGCGTGACGTGGAATTCGGCTGGCTGATTCGCTACCTGCACTCCACTGGCGCTTCGGCGTTCTTCGTCGTGGTCTATCTGCACATGTTCCGTGGCCTGCTCTACGGTTCGTACCAGAAGCCGCGCGAGCTGGTGTGGATCTTCGGCATGCTGATCTACCTGTGCCTGATGGCCGAAGCCTTCATGGGCTACCTGCTGCCATGGGGTCAGATGTCCTACTGGGGCGCCCAGGTGATCATCTCGCTGTTCGGTGCCATCCCGGTCATCGGCGACGACCTGACCCAGTGGATCCGCGGTGACTACCTGATTTCCGGCATTACCCTGAACCGCTTCTTCGCCTTGCACGTGATCGCGCTGCCGATCGTGCTGCTCGGCCTGGTCGTGCTGCACATCCTGGCGCTGCACGAAGTCGGTTCGAACAACCCGGACGGCGTCGACATCAAGAAGCACAAGGACGAGAACGGCATCCCGCTCGACGGCATCGCTTTCCACCCGTACTACTCGGTGAAAGACATCGTCGGTGTGGTGGTCTTCCTGTTCGTCTTCTGCTCGATCGTGTTCTTCTTCCCGGAGATGGGTGGTTACTTCCTCGAGAAGCCGAACTTCGAACAGGCCAACCCGTTCAAGACGCCTGAGCACATCGCACCGGTCTGGTACTTCACACCGTTCTACGCGATTCTGCGCGCCGTTCCGGACAAGCTGCTCGGCGTAATCGCCATGGGCGCTGCCATCGCCGTACTGTTCGTCCTGCCATGGCTCGACCGCAGTCCGGTCAAGTCGATGCGCTACAAAGGCTGGCTGAGCAAGATCTGGCTGCTGGTGTTCTGCGTGTCCTTCGTGATCCTCGGCGTGCTTGGCGTGCTGGCTCCGACTCCGGGCCGTACCCTGCTGTCGCAGATCTGCACCGCGCTGTATTTCGCCTACTTCATCCTGATGCCGTTCTACACCAGGATGGAGAAGACCAAACCGGTTCCGGAAAGGGTGACTGGCTGA
- a CDS encoding GlxA family transcriptional regulator produces MPSATPITRICILATEGVFAATLMQARDFFHMAGMRYSKQQGLDQATNFQIRVVSPDGIDVTSFSQANIQVDGSLEPADVIILPAFWGDFDALRRRHPQITTWLREQHDAGASICGEATGVFWMAETGLLDGKEATTYWRFFREFAERFPKVLLNQDKHISDADNLYCAGGVTSACDMYIYLIERYCGATVAQGVARDILYETQRSYSPGRIGFGGQKLHQDVAILQVQHWLEEHFAEKFRIEDVAREHGMSIRNFMRRFQAATGDKPLHYLQRLRIETAKSLLSSTRKSIKTISYEVGYDDASFFARLFRQHAELSPNQYRRQFLHKDNNS; encoded by the coding sequence ATGCCTTCAGCGACACCGATTACCCGTATCTGCATTCTCGCCACCGAGGGCGTGTTCGCGGCCACCCTGATGCAGGCCCGCGACTTCTTCCACATGGCCGGCATGCGCTACAGCAAGCAGCAGGGCCTGGATCAGGCGACCAACTTCCAGATCCGTGTGGTCAGCCCGGACGGCATCGACGTGACCAGTTTCAGCCAGGCCAACATCCAGGTCGACGGCAGCCTGGAGCCGGCCGACGTGATTATCCTGCCGGCGTTCTGGGGTGACTTCGATGCCCTGCGCCGGCGCCACCCGCAGATCACCACCTGGCTGCGCGAACAGCACGACGCCGGTGCCTCGATCTGCGGCGAAGCCACCGGGGTGTTCTGGATGGCCGAGACCGGCCTGCTCGACGGCAAGGAAGCGACCACCTACTGGCGCTTTTTCCGCGAGTTCGCCGAGCGCTTTCCCAAGGTGTTGCTGAACCAGGACAAGCACATTTCCGACGCCGACAACCTGTACTGCGCCGGCGGTGTCACCTCGGCCTGCGACATGTACATCTACCTGATCGAGCGCTACTGCGGCGCCACCGTGGCCCAGGGCGTGGCGCGCGACATCCTCTACGAAACCCAGCGCAGCTACAGCCCGGGACGCATCGGTTTCGGCGGGCAGAAACTGCACCAGGACGTGGCCATCCTGCAGGTGCAGCACTGGCTGGAAGAGCACTTTGCGGAGAAGTTCCGCATCGAGGACGTGGCCCGCGAACACGGCATGAGCATCCGCAACTTCATGCGCCGCTTCCAGGCCGCCACGGGCGACAAGCCACTGCACTACCTGCAGCGCCTGCGCATCGAGACGGCAAAAAGTCTGCTCAGCTCGACGCGCAAGAGCATCAAGACCATCAGCTACGAAGTCGGCTATGACGATGCGAGCTTCTTCGCCCGCCTGTTCCGCCAGCACGCCGAACTGTCGCCCAACCAGTACCGCCGGCAGTTCCTGCACAAGGACAACAACAGCTGA
- a CDS encoding glutathione S-transferase N-terminal domain-containing protein: MAAPNKLACYSDPTDHYSHRVRLVLAEKGVSAEIIDVAAGRCPPQLAEVNPYGSLPTLVDRDLALYESTVVMEYLDERYPHPPLLPVYPVARANSRLLMHRIQRDWCNLVDLILDPRSKEPARVQARKELRESLTGVSPLFADKAFFLSEELSLVDCCLLPILWRLPLLGIELPRPAKPLLDYMERQFARAGFQASLSAVERDMR; the protein is encoded by the coding sequence ATGGCCGCACCAAATAAGTTGGCCTGCTATTCCGACCCCACCGACCACTATTCCCATCGCGTGCGTCTGGTACTCGCCGAGAAGGGCGTGAGTGCCGAGATAATCGACGTGGCCGCGGGTCGTTGCCCGCCACAGCTTGCCGAAGTGAATCCCTACGGTAGCTTGCCGACGCTGGTCGATCGCGACCTGGCGTTGTACGAGTCGACCGTGGTGATGGAGTACCTCGACGAGCGTTACCCGCATCCACCGCTGTTGCCGGTCTATCCGGTGGCGCGCGCCAATAGTCGCCTGTTGATGCATCGCATCCAGCGTGACTGGTGCAATCTGGTGGACCTGATCCTCGACCCGCGCAGCAAGGAGCCCGCCCGTGTTCAGGCGCGCAAGGAATTGCGTGAGAGCCTGACCGGTGTTTCGCCGCTGTTCGCCGACAAGGCGTTTTTCCTCAGCGAAGAACTGAGTCTGGTAGATTGCTGTCTATTGCCAATCCTCTGGCGCCTGCCGCTGCTGGGTATCGAGCTGCCGCGCCCGGCCAAGCCGCTGCTCGACTACATGGAGCGCCAGTTCGCCCGCGCAGGGTT
- a CDS encoding NADP(H)-dependent aldo-keto reductase, protein MEYRQLGRSDLKVSALCLGSMTWGKQNTEAEGFSQIDRAKVAGINFLDTAEMYPVPPQAETYGATERIVGNYFKARGDRADWVLASKVAGPGNGIDYIRGGQLKHNRAHIAAALDASLQRLQTDWIDLYQLHWPERSTNFFGQLGYRHQEQDFTPLLETLEALGEQVKAGKIRHIGLSNETAWGAMRFLQLAEHHDLPRMVSIQNPYNLLNRSFEVGLAEVAIREQCGLLAYSPLAFGMLSGKYDNGARPADGRITLFSRFTRYTNPQSQAACARYVALAREHGLDPAQMALAYVTAQPFVTSNIIGATTLAQLDSNLGSVGLTLSQDVLDGIEAIHREQPNPAP, encoded by the coding sequence ATGGAATACCGTCAACTGGGCCGCAGCGATCTCAAGGTCAGCGCCCTGTGCCTGGGCAGCATGACCTGGGGCAAGCAGAACACCGAGGCCGAAGGCTTCAGCCAGATCGACCGCGCCAAGGTCGCGGGTATCAACTTCCTCGACACCGCAGAAATGTACCCGGTGCCACCGCAAGCCGAGACCTACGGCGCCACCGAGCGCATCGTCGGCAACTACTTCAAGGCCCGCGGCGACCGTGCCGACTGGGTGCTCGCCAGCAAGGTCGCCGGCCCCGGCAACGGCATCGACTACATTCGCGGCGGCCAGCTCAAGCACAACCGCGCGCACATCGCCGCCGCTCTGGACGCCAGCCTGCAGCGCCTGCAGACCGACTGGATCGACCTCTACCAGCTGCACTGGCCGGAGCGCAGCACCAACTTCTTCGGCCAGCTCGGTTATCGCCACCAGGAGCAGGACTTCACCCCGCTGCTGGAAACCCTCGAAGCACTGGGCGAACAGGTCAAGGCCGGCAAGATCCGCCACATCGGCCTGTCCAACGAAACGGCCTGGGGCGCCATGCGCTTCCTGCAACTGGCCGAGCATCACGACCTGCCGCGCATGGTCTCGATCCAGAACCCCTACAACCTGCTCAACCGTAGTTTCGAAGTGGGCTTGGCGGAAGTGGCGATTCGCGAACAGTGCGGCCTGCTGGCCTACTCGCCGCTGGCATTCGGCATGCTCTCCGGCAAGTACGACAACGGCGCGCGCCCGGCCGATGGCCGCATCACCCTGTTCAGCCGCTTCACCCGCTACACCAACCCGCAATCGCAAGCAGCCTGTGCACGCTACGTCGCGCTCGCCCGTGAGCACGGCCTGGACCCGGCGCAGATGGCCCTGGCCTACGTCACCGCGCAGCCGTTCGTGACCAGCAACATCATCGGTGCCACCACGCTCGCACAGCTCGACAGCAACCTCGGCAGCGTCGGCCTGACGCTCAGCCAGGATGTGCTTGACGGCATCGAGGCGATTCACCGCGAGCAGCCCAACCCGGCCCCCTGA
- the rplM gene encoding 50S ribosomal protein L13 codes for MKTFTAKPETVKRDWYIVDAAGKTLGRLATEIASRLRGKHKAEYTPHVDTGDYIVVINAEQVRVTGAKTTDKIYYSHSGFPGGIKEINFEKLIAKAPERVIETAVKGMLPKNPLGRDMYRKLKVYKGAVHPHTAQQPQELKI; via the coding sequence ATGAAGACTTTTACTGCAAAACCCGAAACCGTTAAGCGCGACTGGTACATCGTCGACGCTGCTGGCAAGACCCTGGGTCGTCTGGCCACCGAAATTGCAAGCCGTCTGCGTGGCAAGCACAAAGCGGAATACACCCCGCACGTTGATACTGGCGACTACATCGTCGTCATCAACGCCGAGCAGGTGCGTGTGACCGGTGCCAAGACCACCGACAAAATCTACTACTCGCACTCCGGTTTCCCGGGTGGCATCAAGGAAATCAACTTCGAGAAGTTGATCGCCAAAGCTCCCGAGCGCGTGATCGAGACCGCGGTCAAGGGCATGCTGCCGAAAAACCCGCTGGGTCGCGACATGTATCGCAAGCTGAAAGTGTACAAGGGTGCTGTTCACCCACACACTGCTCAGCAGCCCCAAGAACTGAAGATTTAA
- the rpsI gene encoding 30S ribosomal protein S9 → MSATQNYGTGRRKTATARVFLRPGTGNISINNRTLDTFFGRETARMVVRQPLELTETTEKFDIYVTVLGGGVSGQAGAIRHGITRALMDYDESLRPALRKAGFVTRDAREVERKKVGLRKARKRPQYSKR, encoded by the coding sequence ATGTCGGCGACTCAAAATTACGGCACTGGCCGTCGCAAGACTGCAACCGCTCGCGTCTTCCTGCGTCCGGGTACTGGCAACATCTCCATCAACAATCGCACCCTAGATACCTTCTTCGGTCGCGAAACCGCTCGCATGGTCGTGCGTCAGCCGCTTGAGCTGACCGAAACCACCGAGAAGTTCGACATCTACGTCACCGTTCTCGGTGGTGGTGTCAGCGGTCAGGCCGGTGCGATCCGCCACGGCATCACCCGCGCTCTGATGGACTACGACGAATCGCTGCGTCCGGCTCTGCGTAAAGCAGGCTTCGTGACTCGCGATGCTCGTGAAGTTGAACGTAAGAAGGTTGGTCTGCGCAAAGCGCGTAAGCGTCCGCAGTACTCCAAGCGTTAA
- the petA gene encoding ubiquinol-cytochrome c reductase iron-sulfur subunit gives MSNDGVNAGRRRFLVAATSVVGAAGAVGAATPFVGSWFPSAKAKAAGAPVKVNIGKIEAGQQMIAEWRGQPVFIVRRTEEILTNLGKIEGSVADPESAASVQPEYVDKKTRSIKPELLVLVGLCTHLGCSPSFRPEVAPADLGAEWVGGYFCPCHGSRYDLAGRVYKAQPAPLNLPVPPHSYESDDVIVVGVDQEKA, from the coding sequence ATGAGCAATGACGGCGTGAATGCAGGCCGGCGTCGCTTCCTGGTAGCAGCCACATCCGTGGTGGGTGCTGCCGGAGCGGTGGGTGCTGCGACTCCGTTCGTGGGGTCATGGTTCCCCAGTGCCAAGGCCAAGGCCGCTGGTGCACCGGTGAAAGTGAATATTGGCAAGATCGAGGCTGGTCAGCAGATGATTGCTGAATGGCGTGGTCAGCCGGTGTTCATCGTTCGCCGGACTGAGGAAATCCTGACCAATCTGGGCAAGATCGAGGGCAGTGTCGCTGACCCGGAATCTGCTGCATCCGTGCAGCCGGAATACGTGGACAAGAAAACCCGTTCGATCAAGCCCGAGCTGCTGGTGCTGGTCGGCCTGTGCACCCACCTGGGTTGCTCGCCGTCCTTCCGTCCGGAAGTGGCGCCTGCCGATCTCGGCGCCGAGTGGGTTGGCGGTTATTTCTGCCCGTGCCACGGTTCCCGTTACGATCTCGCCGGCCGCGTCTACAAGGCCCAGCCTGCGCCCTTGAACCTGCCGGTACCGCCGCACTCGTACGAGTCGGATGACGTGATTGTCGTCGGCGTGGACCAGGAGAAGGCATGA
- the zapE gene encoding cell division protein ZapE — translation MTPLERYQADLKRPDFFHDAAQETAVRHLQRLYDDLIADTPSKGLFGGLFAKKRQGPVKGLYFWGGVGRGKTYLVDTFFDALPFEQKVRTHFHRFMKRVHEEMRTLKGEKNPLTIIGKRFADEARVICFDEFFVSDITDAMILATLLEELFKNGVTLVATSNIVPDGLYKDGLQRSRFLPAIALVKQHTEVVNVDSGVDYRLRALEQAELFHWPLDNDAEASLQKSFKSLLPDCTHAVENEALMIENRAINAVRVCEDVAWFEFRELCDGPRSQNDYIELGKIFHAVILANVEQMGVAKDDMARRFINLVDEFYDRNVKLIISAEVELKDLYTGGRLEFEFQRTLSRLLEMQSHEFLSRPHKP, via the coding sequence ATGACTCCTCTTGAGCGCTACCAGGCCGACCTGAAGCGGCCGGACTTCTTTCACGACGCCGCCCAGGAAACTGCCGTGCGTCACCTGCAGCGTCTGTATGACGACCTGATCGCCGACACCCCGAGCAAGGGGTTGTTTGGCGGCCTGTTCGCCAAGAAGCGCCAGGGGCCGGTCAAGGGCTTGTACTTCTGGGGTGGGGTCGGCCGCGGCAAGACTTACCTGGTCGATACCTTCTTCGATGCACTGCCGTTCGAGCAGAAGGTGCGCACGCACTTCCACCGCTTCATGAAGCGTGTGCACGAAGAAATGCGGACGCTCAAGGGCGAGAAGAACCCGCTGACCATCATCGGCAAGCGCTTTGCCGACGAGGCGCGGGTGATCTGTTTCGACGAGTTCTTCGTTTCCGACATTACCGACGCGATGATCCTGGCGACCCTGCTCGAGGAGCTGTTCAAGAACGGCGTGACCCTGGTCGCCACCTCGAACATCGTGCCCGATGGCCTGTACAAGGATGGCCTGCAGCGCTCGCGCTTCCTGCCGGCGATCGCCCTGGTCAAGCAACACACCGAAGTGGTCAACGTCGACAGCGGGGTCGATTACCGCCTGCGCGCGCTGGAGCAGGCCGAGCTGTTCCACTGGCCGCTGGATAACGACGCCGAAGCCAGCCTGCAGAAGAGCTTCAAGAGCCTGCTGCCGGACTGCACCCACGCGGTGGAGAACGAGGCGCTGATGATCGAGAACCGCGCGATCAACGCCGTGCGCGTCTGCGAGGATGTGGCCTGGTTCGAGTTCCGCGAGCTGTGCGACGGCCCGCGCAGCCAGAACGACTACATCGAGCTGGGCAAGATCTTCCACGCGGTGATCCTGGCCAACGTCGAGCAGATGGGCGTGGCCAAGGACGACATGGCGCGGCGCTTCATCAACCTAGTGGACGAGTTCTACGACCGCAACGTCAAGCTGATCATTTCGGCCGAAGTGGAACTCAAGGACCTGTACACCGGCGGCCGCCTGGAGTTCGAGTTCCAGCGCACCCTCAGCCGCCTGCTGGAGATGCAGTCACACGAGTTTCTCTCGCGCCCGCACAAGCCGTAA
- the nfi gene encoding deoxyribonuclease V (cleaves DNA at apurinic or apyrimidinic sites), producing the protein MHTSPFTDWDGTAQQARVLQRTLAERVVLEDDFAPLRVIAGVDVGFEEQGRVTLAAAVLLDAESLQLIGHSVARIPTSMPYVPGLLSFRELPALLQALQALPQVPDLIYCDGLGIAHPRRLGIASHLGVVTGLPTIGVAKSILVGSHEELPQEKGARVPLKHTGEQVGWMLRSKDRVKPLIVSPGHRVSLDTAVELVASCCRGYRLPEPTRLADRLASRRGAMPAPLTSTPDLFG; encoded by the coding sequence ATGCACACTTCGCCATTCACCGACTGGGACGGTACCGCGCAACAGGCGCGCGTGCTGCAGCGCACGCTGGCCGAGCGCGTGGTGCTGGAGGATGACTTCGCGCCGCTGCGGGTCATCGCCGGTGTGGATGTCGGCTTCGAGGAGCAGGGCCGCGTCACCCTGGCCGCCGCCGTGCTGCTCGACGCCGAGTCCCTGCAGTTGATCGGTCACAGCGTGGCGCGTATCCCCACCAGCATGCCGTACGTGCCGGGGCTGCTGTCCTTTCGCGAGCTGCCGGCGTTGCTGCAGGCATTGCAGGCGCTGCCACAGGTGCCTGATCTGATCTATTGCGACGGACTGGGCATTGCCCATCCGCGGCGGCTGGGTATCGCCTCGCACCTGGGCGTGGTGACGGGGCTGCCGACCATCGGCGTGGCCAAGAGCATCCTTGTCGGCAGCCATGAGGAGCTGCCGCAGGAGAAGGGCGCGCGTGTGCCGCTCAAGCATACGGGCGAGCAGGTCGGCTGGATGCTGCGCAGCAAGGATCGGGTCAAGCCACTGATTGTCTCGCCCGGGCATCGCGTCAGCCTGGATACGGCGGTCGAGTTGGTCGCGAGCTGCTGTCGCGGCTATCGGCTGCCCGAACCGACCCGTCTGGCGGATCGCCTGGCTTCGCGACGTGGGGCGATGCCGGCGCCGCTAACGAGCACGCCGGACTTGTTCGGCTGA
- a CDS encoding tryptophan--tRNA ligase, translated as MTTRILTGITTTGTPHLGNYAGAIRPAIVASRAADADSFYFLADYHALIKCDEPARIQRSRLEIAATWLACGLDVDKATFYRQSDIPEIPELCWLLTCVAGKGLLNRAHAYKASVDKNIEQGEDPDAGITMGLFSYPVLMAADILMFNAHKVPVGRDQIQHVEMARDIGQRFNHLFGAGKELFTLPEAVIEAEVATLPGLDGRKMSKSYDNTIPLFGSAKQLKDAIARIVTDSRLPGEAKDPDNSHLFTLYQAFATPAQQAEFRAELQGGLAWGEAKNRLFQLLDNELGEARERYHTLIEKPADLEDILLAGAAKARKTATPFLGELREAVGLRSFRSQAQSADGGKKKAAKSARFVSFRDEDGSFRFRLLDAAGEQLLLSKSFADGKVAGQASKRLQAGEELDVREQGEGFGLWLDGELIGESPAFADAAAREAGIARLRDALAVQE; from the coding sequence ATGACCACCCGAATTCTGACTGGCATCACCACCACCGGCACGCCGCACCTGGGCAACTACGCCGGTGCGATTCGCCCGGCCATCGTCGCCAGCCGCGCCGCCGACGCCGACTCCTTCTATTTCCTCGCCGACTACCACGCACTGATCAAGTGCGACGAGCCGGCGCGTATCCAGCGCTCGCGCCTGGAGATTGCGGCGACCTGGCTGGCCTGTGGTCTGGACGTGGACAAGGCAACCTTCTACCGCCAGTCCGACATCCCCGAGATTCCCGAGCTGTGCTGGCTGCTGACCTGCGTCGCCGGCAAAGGCCTGCTCAACCGCGCGCATGCCTACAAGGCTTCGGTGGACAAGAACATCGAGCAGGGCGAAGACCCGGATGCCGGCATCACCATGGGCTTGTTCAGCTACCCGGTGCTGATGGCGGCGGACATCCTCATGTTCAATGCGCACAAGGTGCCGGTCGGCCGCGACCAGATCCAGCACGTGGAGATGGCCCGCGACATCGGCCAGCGCTTCAACCATCTGTTCGGTGCCGGCAAGGAATTGTTCACCCTGCCTGAGGCGGTGATCGAGGCAGAAGTGGCGACCCTGCCCGGCCTCGACGGGCGCAAGATGAGCAAGAGCTACGACAACACCATTCCGCTGTTCGGCTCGGCCAAGCAGCTCAAGGACGCGATCGCCCGCATTGTCACCGACTCGCGCCTGCCGGGTGAGGCGAAAGACCCGGACAACTCGCACCTGTTCACCCTGTACCAGGCTTTCGCCACGCCGGCGCAGCAGGCCGAGTTCCGTGCCGAGCTGCAGGGCGGTCTGGCCTGGGGCGAGGCGAAGAATCGCCTGTTCCAGCTGCTCGACAACGAGCTGGGCGAGGCCCGTGAGCGCTACCACACGCTGATCGAAAAGCCGGCCGACCTGGAAGATATTCTCCTCGCCGGTGCCGCCAAGGCCCGCAAGACCGCCACCCCGTTCCTCGGTGAGCTGCGTGAAGCGGTTGGTCTGCGTTCGTTCCGCAGCCAGGCGCAGAGCGCCGATGGCGGCAAGAAAAAAGCGGCGAAAAGCGCCCGTTTCGTCAGCTTCCGCGACGAGGACGGCAGCTTCCGTTTCCGTCTGCTGGATGCTGCTGGCGAGCAGTTGCTGCTGTCGAAATCCTTTGCCGACGGCAAGGTCGCGGGTCAGGCCAGCAAGCGCCTGCAGGCCGGCGAAGAACTGGATGTACGCGAGCAAGGTGAAGGCTTCGGCCTGTGGCTGGATGGCGAGCTGATTGGTGAAAGCCCGGCCTTCGCCGATGCTGCTGCGCGCGAGGCCGGCATCGCCCGCCTGCGCGACGCGCTCGCTGTGCAGGAGTGA
- a CDS encoding acyl-CoA dehydrogenase family protein, with the protein MIPRTLFSHEHEQFRESVRKFFEQEAVPFHAQWEKDGHIDRALWNKAGEAGMLCSHLPEEYGGMAADFLYSAVVIEEQSRLGLSGIGFSLHSDIVAPYILHYGSEEQKLKYLPKLVSGELVTAIAMTEPGTGSDLQGVKTTAVLDGDEYVINGSKTFITNGFLADLVIVVAKTDAKAGAKGISLFLVEANTPGFAKGKRLEKVGMKAQDTSELFFQDVRVPKENLLGKDGMGFVYLMQELPQERLTVGVGAISSAEAALKWTLDYTRERKAFGKPVADFQNTRFKLAEIATEVQIGRVFVDRCLELHLQKKLDVPTAAMLKYWGTDLQCKVLDECVQLHGGYGYMWEYPVARAWADSRVQRIYAGTNEIMKEIISRSL; encoded by the coding sequence ATGATTCCAAGAACCCTGTTCAGTCACGAGCACGAGCAGTTTCGCGAGTCGGTGCGGAAATTCTTCGAGCAGGAGGCGGTGCCGTTCCACGCCCAGTGGGAAAAGGACGGCCATATCGACCGCGCGTTGTGGAACAAGGCGGGCGAGGCCGGCATGCTTTGCTCGCATCTGCCGGAAGAGTACGGCGGCATGGCCGCGGACTTCCTCTACAGCGCCGTGGTGATCGAGGAGCAGTCGCGCCTGGGTCTGAGCGGTATTGGCTTCTCCCTGCACTCGGACATCGTCGCGCCCTACATCCTTCATTACGGCAGCGAGGAGCAGAAGCTCAAGTACCTGCCCAAGCTGGTCAGCGGCGAGCTGGTGACCGCCATTGCCATGACCGAGCCGGGGACCGGCTCCGACCTGCAGGGGGTGAAGACCACCGCCGTGCTGGATGGCGACGAGTACGTGATCAACGGCTCGAAGACCTTCATCACCAACGGCTTTCTCGCCGACCTGGTGATCGTCGTCGCCAAGACCGATGCCAAGGCCGGTGCGAAGGGCATCAGTCTGTTCCTGGTCGAAGCCAATACCCCGGGCTTCGCCAAGGGCAAGCGCCTGGAGAAGGTCGGCATGAAGGCCCAGGACACCTCCGAGCTGTTCTTCCAGGACGTGCGCGTGCCCAAGGAAAACCTACTGGGCAAGGACGGCATGGGCTTCGTCTACCTGATGCAGGAATTGCCGCAGGAGCGCCTGACCGTGGGCGTTGGCGCCATCTCCTCGGCCGAGGCGGCGCTCAAGTGGACGCTGGACTACACCCGTGAGCGCAAGGCCTTCGGCAAGCCCGTCGCCGACTTCCAGAACACCCGATTCAAACTGGCGGAAATCGCCACCGAAGTGCAGATCGGCCGCGTGTTCGTCGACCGCTGCCTGGAGCTGCACCTGCAGAAGAAGCTCGATGTGCCGACCGCGGCGATGCTCAAGTACTGGGGCACCGACCTGCAGTGCAAGGTGCTCGACGAGTGCGTGCAGCTGCATGGTGGCTACGGCTATATGTGGGAATATCCGGTGGCCCGTGCCTGGGCGGACTCGCGGGTGCAGCGCATCTATGCCGGCACCAACGAGATCATGAAAGAAATCATCTCCCGCTCGCTGTAA
- a CDS encoding cytochrome c1, whose translation MKKLFAAFVIAALPALSFAAGGHDVHLDQVDIDLTDKAALQDGARTFANYCMGCHSAKFQRYERVADDIGIPHELMLENLVFTGVKIGEHMQIGMKPSDAKTWFGAAPPDLTLVARVRGTDWLYSYLRAFYEDPTRPWGVNNKVFPNVGMPNVLVGLQGRQVVGCKQVQVVEDGKKQYDPLTGAPITHEACDQLTVLPKTGKLSEAEFDDKVKNLVTFLAYSANPVKLESQRIGTYVLLYLAFFFVFAYLLKREYWKDVH comes from the coding sequence ATGAAAAAGCTATTTGCTGCATTTGTTATTGCTGCGCTGCCAGCCCTCTCTTTCGCTGCAGGCGGTCACGATGTACACCTGGATCAGGTCGATATCGACCTGACCGACAAGGCTGCATTGCAAGATGGTGCACGTACCTTCGCCAACTACTGCATGGGCTGCCACAGTGCCAAGTTCCAGCGTTACGAGCGTGTTGCCGATGACATCGGCATCCCGCACGAGCTGATGCTGGAAAACCTGGTGTTCACCGGCGTGAAAATCGGTGAGCACATGCAGATCGGCATGAAGCCGTCCGATGCCAAGACCTGGTTCGGTGCGGCGCCGCCTGATCTGACCCTGGTTGCTCGCGTGCGTGGCACCGATTGGCTGTACAGCTATCTGCGTGCGTTCTACGAAGATCCGACTCGTCCATGGGGCGTGAACAACAAAGTCTTCCCGAACGTCGGCATGCCCAACGTGCTGGTCGGCCTGCAAGGTCGTCAGGTTGTCGGTTGCAAGCAGGTTCAAGTCGTCGAAGACGGCAAGAAGCAGTATGACCCGCTGACCGGCGCGCCGATCACTCACGAAGCCTGTGATCAGCTGACCGTGCTGCCGAAGACCGGCAAGCTGAGCGAGGCCGAGTTCGACGACAAGGTCAAGAATCTGGTGACCTTCCTGGCGTACTCTGCCAACCCGGTCAAGCTGGAAAGTCAGCGCATCGGCACCTACGTGCTGCTGTACCTGGCCTTCTTCTTCGTATTCGCCTATCTGCTGAAGCGTGAATACTGGAAGGACGTGCACTGA